CTGCATTTACTTCatgctacgtccacacgtacacaggtatttttgaaaacagattttccattttcgttttttttttaatatatatatattattccGTCCACACGTGCAGTTTTGAAAAATATCtccgtccacatgtaaacgcgAAAAACGCTGTCAAACGTTGTCAAGAACATGCCAAATCCTAGCTGTGTCGGAAATGTTGGCCAaacagaagtctagaagcctgggaGGGAAAGAGTAAACAGGGTTTTATGCAAACCTGCAGTACTTCTGgaaagtttttgtgtttttcggGAAAGGTAGCtaattttgtgttacttttcaaGTGCCTTCATTTCAACCAAAACAGTATTTTGGCTGGTGTAGACTCACAATTTAGGAATGAACAAAATGCATACAGCATGcataaattttaattttaaaaaaattaaatttattCCAAACCGACATCAGAGTCAGGATGTAGGTTGTGAGAGCGTCTGTGTTGAATGGAGAATGCCTCTGATGCCTCTGTCTTTCTAAATGGTGGGACAGTAActgcatgtgtgtatatgtaagcgtgtatAAACTGCAGATAGACAGATTAAcagcaacagtattttgtctacaTCTGCCATTGTAGAAATGTATCTCACGTCAAAAACGGCACACACCTTTGACGTTGTGTGAGtaaatctctgttttcctcgtccacacataaacgcaaaaactgagttttcgaaAATCTCCACCCTGGCAGGAGTTTTTAAAATATCTCCATTTTCAGTGATCGAAAATGCAGTTTATGTGTGGACGAAAGACGCAAACGcacagaaaaatctgcgttttcaaaagtacccgtgtacgtgtggacgtagcctcagtctcaaCTACAGTGCAGTGAAAAAGTTGCACCCTCCtgatttctactttttttttttttttacatatttgtcatattgaaatgtttcagatgatgaaactaattttaatattaaacaaagataatccaagtaaatgtaaaagctgcaagaaggtcctgagtggCTTTGTAACTCTTTCCACACTGACAGGTGTGACTGACTTTGTCTGATTCTTTAGATTGTGGCATGTGTTCCTTTGTGAGATCTATTAGCCTACTTCAGTTTGAGACAcaggttctatttaagtgatttcttaaCTCAAAAGATGTGGCTGTAATCAGACCCGCGGGTGCATTTTTAGTgatattatatgtatttatttgtttttgagcTAAATTAACTTTGTTTcggatgctgtaaacagtttccaAACTTACTCAATATCTTATCCAACtttgagttgggatttaaaaatagtattttttatcttatcttaatgaatCAAATTGTTTTATGGAGGTATCAGGTATCAATAGCAACTTTTTTAAAGAACTAAACTTGTATAATACTACTCTCACGATGAATTAGTCCCCTCATCTAGTGTTGCTTGAATGACAGAATGATGTCATGTAACACTAACAAATTCACTATTATTAGATACATAATGACAAGTGAGCCGAGTCTGGCCCTTTGGCAAATATACGTGATTGatttttagttttctgttaACACAGAAACTTAACACAAATCCATTGAAGATTCCGATGAAAATCTAAATATTTAATTCCAATACACAGGACCTTATAATGTATTGATGCTACtttgaaataaaatgtaattgatTTGTTATATTTACACCTGCCTTATTCAAACCATAAACTCCTAAGAGGCAGTTTGCTTTGAAGTTTTGGTTTatagttttgattttgatttctctctgtgttttttaatagcTATAAGTAGTAGAGACACAATTTGTAACAATCTATTAACCACCATATATTATGAAACACTAAAAGGGTAAAGCGTAGACTGAAATAAAtagctttttctttctcaaatcCATAGAAAAACATGTTCTCAGCTTAAACGTTAAAGAAATCCTTTAGGTTAAGGCAGATAAAGGGCTTTCGTTAATGACATCAATGTTTAGTACTGAAAATGTATCCTTTCGTGAGACTATCATGGTCTCACGAAAGGATACTCATTTCTATAAATTAGCCACTTACAAATGACAGGGCCATACAGTGTGGTTTGAAAGGCTAAAAAAGGGACTATTGTCTGTTTCACTGTATTGTAACTCCAAAAAATGCTCATTGTATTGAGTTCCCTATGGAAAAATCCATTCTAAAGTCTTCTAGGGGATCCAGTCACATGGACATGTAACAAATGTCCTGCACTCTATAGGCCTCTATACCATGTTGATGAGTCAGGGCTTTACACAATGGGAGCCAGAGATTCTTTGGGTTCAGCCAGGTATAAAAGTAACAGTTAAAACAGGACCATCATCAGTGTACCACTCACACAGTTTCACGAAGTAGTAACACACTGTGAAGCAACTAACTGGGACCATGGGCAGGGTATGCGTATTCACCTCATTAACTGCTGTCATCATTGGCTgaattttgtattattttgagCGTGGTTGTTGACGTGTGTCTGCTGAATCTAACTCCAAACCAATGTATCCCTGTTTTTCAGATCATCTTCTACGAGGACAGGAACTTCCAGGGTCGCTCCTATGAGTGCATGAGCGACTGCTCTGACATGTCCAACTACCTGAGCAGGTGTCACTCCTGCAGGGTGGAGAGCGGCTGCTTCATGGTCTATGACCGCCCCAACTTCATGGGAAACCAGTATTTCATGAGGAGGGGCGAGTACGCTGACTACATGAGCATGATGGGCATGAGGGACTGCATCAGGTCTTGCCGTATGATCCCCATGGTAGGAAAGCTGTGCTGTGGATATCATTTTCCTCCAGATATTCTAGAAGGGTTTTCTGATTCTTTGTTGTGAACTGTTTCCCCTACAGCACAGAGGCCAGTTCAGGATGAGGATCTATGAGAGGGAGAACTTCGGTGGTCAGATGTACGAGCTGATGGACGACTGCGACAGCATCATGGACCGCTACCGCATGTCCGACTGCATGTCCTGCAACGTGATGGATGGCCACTGGCTGATGTACGAGCAGCCCCACTACAGAGGCAGGATGATGTACATGAGGCCCGGAGAGTATAGGAGCTTCAGGGACATGGGAATGAGCGGGATGAGGTTCATGAGCATGAGGCGCATCAtggacatgtaaaaaaaatatatatatagaatgaacaaataaataaaacttttgactaaatgtttgtgtgttacattgattattattaattttaccATTCTTGTATCATGTCACTAAAGCCATCCGATGATTTTAGTACAGAATAACTACATCTTTGGCATCAGCACTGACACAACTGGATGG
This window of the Maylandia zebra isolate NMK-2024a linkage group LG16, Mzebra_GT3a, whole genome shotgun sequence genome carries:
- the LOC101464856 gene encoding gamma-crystallin M3, with product MGRIIFYEDRNFQGRSYECMSDCSDMSNYLSRCHSCRVESGCFMVYDRPNFMGNQYFMRRGEYADYMSMMGMRDCIRSCRMIPMHRGQFRMRIYERENFGGQMYELMDDCDSIMDRYRMSDCMSCNVMDGHWLMYEQPHYRGRMMYMRPGEYRSFRDMGMSGMRFMSMRRIMDM